A genomic region of Acidimicrobiales bacterium contains the following coding sequences:
- a CDS encoding MraY family glycosyltransferase: MPLSAVFLGIGAFVAALIVIPLAQRVAVLNNVTSMPRADRLHDTPTPYLGGVPIVLVAAAASPFIGEWQLEAAVIIGGALLLGVVGLLDDLRNLRPAPRLVAEAGAALAAVAAGAHVQLFGGVVDVVLTVVWFVGVTNAFNLVDNMDGAAGGIAAATALALLITAGLNHQVLVSGMAAVVAGTCLAFLIYNWHPARIFMGDAGALPLGYLLAAIALKLRFPVAHEASIAAVVLFTAPALFDTTLVVISRIARHRPIYVGGTDHTSHRLLRLGLPTRVVASLITLVAAACGGLGVAVGRGALDPVPVIVPLTLVAAAGLVALLRLPAEAPVPTNSYGAPSHRD, translated from the coding sequence GTGCCACTCAGCGCCGTCTTCCTGGGCATCGGGGCGTTCGTGGCCGCACTCATCGTCATTCCGCTCGCGCAGCGCGTCGCCGTGCTGAACAACGTGACGTCGATGCCCCGCGCCGACCGTCTCCACGACACGCCCACCCCGTACCTCGGCGGGGTCCCCATCGTGCTCGTGGCCGCGGCGGCGTCGCCCTTCATCGGCGAGTGGCAACTCGAGGCGGCGGTGATCATCGGCGGCGCGTTGTTGCTCGGCGTCGTCGGCCTGCTCGACGATCTCCGCAACCTCCGGCCGGCGCCGCGCCTGGTCGCCGAAGCCGGCGCCGCCTTGGCGGCGGTCGCCGCAGGCGCGCACGTGCAGCTGTTCGGCGGTGTGGTCGACGTTGTGTTGACGGTGGTGTGGTTCGTCGGGGTGACGAACGCGTTCAACCTCGTCGACAACATGGACGGTGCCGCCGGCGGCATCGCGGCGGCCACCGCACTGGCGTTGCTCATCACCGCGGGTCTGAACCACCAAGTACTCGTGAGCGGTATGGCGGCGGTGGTCGCCGGCACGTGTCTTGCCTTCCTGATCTACAACTGGCACCCGGCGCGCATCTTCATGGGCGACGCCGGCGCCCTCCCACTCGGGTATCTCCTGGCGGCGATCGCGTTGAAGCTGCGCTTCCCGGTCGCGCACGAGGCGTCGATCGCCGCGGTCGTGTTGTTCACCGCGCCAGCACTGTTCGACACGACGCTCGTCGTCATCTCACGCATCGCCCGCCACCGGCCGATCTACGTCGGCGGCACCGATCACACGTCGCATCGTCTGTTGCGCCTCGGACTCCCGACGCGTGTCGTGGCGTCGCTCATCACGCTCGTGGCCGCCGCCTGCGGTGGCCTGGGCGTCGCCGTAGGCCGCGGCGCCCTGGACCCGGTGCCCGTGATCGTCCCGCTGACGCTCGTGGCCGCCGCCGGACTCGTCGCGCTGCTCCGACTCCCCGCCGAGGCACCTGTACCGACGAACTCGTATGGCGCACCGTCCCACCGCGACTGA
- a CDS encoding DUF4012 domain-containing protein — protein MAHRPTATDRRLRRLSGRRRRRGRLPGRPWLIAAALLVVVLGLWTAWDLRAARRDLLVSRQELSAAAADLGNAADAQVATRLRTATRHAVARTNHADRRVRNSPVLRVAGWLPVLHTQRSGLVHAVRAARDAAAIGDRLAAVAQRRANQLAVHDGTVDLASLQALGDATARAGAQLRAIRPTHSDAQWGPLGHATTDLDALLSDTATRLTNGAGVMGVAADLLGAHGPNHVFVALLNNAEMRDQGMVLSYAVADTADGAFHLARSGSTLDIPVDRPATNPALPTGTQQIFGGLQPNRLWQSVNASADRSLSGALMRAMYQQATGERADAVVALDVPTLAALLSVTGPVTVPGIDQPITAANAAAVLLDDLYAQAGATFRDPHRLEQVAATLAAVVSHVQSGSLDAAALVHALGGAARGGHIWVSTADPAQQTAIERAGLGGSPGRFHPERTIHLSVQNGTATKLDYFVDPSVDMRVALTTDGTAIVTTTVTLPNTAPVPTPSGEQFGPDGFVSNEAGLYRARVYFWGPSTADQLDSVAESGLRLSFQVTDVLAGHTGKVSFTSVVPHAVRHGRLVLRLVPQPRVRPMHLKVQVSAVGWRVEHPSTTTDWDRTLDLKWSVRQR, from the coding sequence ATGGCGCACCGTCCCACCGCGACTGACCGCCGCCTGCGCCGCCTCTCGGGCCGTCGCCGGCGGCGCGGGCGGCTGCCCGGGCGGCCGTGGCTCATCGCCGCCGCCCTCCTCGTGGTCGTGCTGGGCCTGTGGACGGCGTGGGACCTCCGCGCGGCGCGCCGCGACCTGCTGGTCTCGCGCCAAGAGTTGTCCGCCGCGGCGGCGGACTTGGGGAACGCGGCGGACGCGCAGGTGGCGACGCGCCTGCGCACCGCGACCCGACACGCCGTCGCCCGCACCAACCATGCCGACCGTCGAGTGCGCAACTCTCCCGTGCTGCGCGTCGCCGGTTGGTTGCCAGTGCTGCACACCCAACGGTCCGGACTCGTCCACGCCGTGCGCGCCGCTCGGGATGCCGCCGCGATCGGCGACCGTTTGGCGGCCGTCGCCCAGCGCCGCGCCAACCAGCTCGCCGTGCACGACGGCACTGTGGACCTCGCATCACTGCAGGCGCTCGGCGACGCGACGGCCCGTGCGGGCGCGCAATTGCGCGCCATCAGACCGACGCACTCCGACGCCCAGTGGGGTCCTCTCGGCCACGCCACCACGGACCTCGACGCACTGCTGAGCGACACCGCGACGCGCCTGACCAACGGCGCCGGCGTGATGGGGGTCGCCGCCGATCTGCTCGGCGCGCACGGCCCGAACCACGTGTTCGTGGCCTTGCTCAACAACGCCGAGATGCGCGACCAGGGCATGGTGCTGAGCTACGCCGTGGCCGACACGGCCGACGGCGCCTTTCACCTAGCCCGATCGGGCAGCACGCTCGACATCCCGGTCGACCGGCCCGCGACCAACCCGGCGTTACCGACTGGCACGCAGCAGATCTTCGGGGGACTGCAACCGAACCGACTGTGGCAATCGGTCAACGCGTCAGCCGACAGGTCGCTATCGGGAGCCCTGATGCGGGCGATGTACCAGCAGGCGACGGGCGAGCGCGCCGACGCCGTCGTGGCCCTCGACGTCCCAACGCTCGCCGCGTTGCTCAGCGTCACCGGCCCGGTGACGGTGCCGGGCATAGACCAACCGATCACCGCGGCGAACGCGGCGGCGGTCCTGCTCGACGACCTCTACGCCCAAGCCGGCGCCACGTTCCGCGACCCGCATCGCCTCGAACAGGTGGCGGCCACGCTCGCGGCCGTCGTGAGCCACGTGCAGTCCGGCTCGCTCGACGCCGCGGCGCTGGTGCACGCGCTCGGCGGCGCCGCCCGCGGCGGCCACATCTGGGTGTCGACCGCCGACCCCGCCCAACAGACAGCGATCGAGCGCGCCGGGCTCGGCGGCAGCCCTGGCCGCTTCCACCCCGAACGCACGATCCACCTGTCGGTGCAGAACGGCACGGCGACGAAGCTCGACTACTTCGTCGACCCGTCCGTCGACATGCGCGTGGCGCTCACCACCGACGGCACCGCCATCGTGACGACCACGGTGACGCTGCCCAACACGGCGCCGGTGCCGACCCCGTCCGGCGAGCAGTTCGGGCCCGACGGCTTCGTCAGCAACGAGGCGGGGCTCTACCGCGCCCGTGTGTATTTCTGGGGCCCGTCCACCGCCGACCAGCTCGACAGCGTCGCGGAGTCGGGACTGCGACTGAGTTTTCAGGTCACCGACGTGCTTGCCGGCCACACCGGGAAGGTGTCATTCACGAGCGTGGTCCCCCACGCGGTGCGCCATGGCCGGTTGGTGCTGCGGCTCGTGCCCCAACCTCGTGTGCGCCCGATGCACCTGAAGGTCCAGGTCAGCGCCGTGGGGTGGCGCGTCGAGCACCCGTCGACCACAACCGACTGGGACCGCACGCTTGACTTGAAGTGGTCCGTCCGCCAGAGATGA
- a CDS encoding nucleotide sugar dehydrogenase — MGSNSRRLVVVGQGYVGLPLAMRAVEVGFEVIGYEIDDHRVTRLSAGDSYVEDISSEELGNAIASGRYRATSDPADIYGFDVAVITVPTPLRDTLPDLSHIESAARTIAAALTPGALVVLESTTYPGTTEELLVPMLHEGSNLDIGTDVLVGYSPERIDPGNAEWTFVNTPKVVSGINPASLSAVDEFYGQLVNETVPVSSPKEAELTKLLENTFRHVNIALVNELAMFAGELGIDVWEAIDAASTKPFGFMRFLPGPGVGGHCLPVDPSYLSWQVRRSLGESFRFVELANDVNAHMPAYVVRRLSRALNERGRAVNGSRVLLLGIGYKRNTSDARESPAITVASELVALGANVRVADPFVQHSVLEGKVTRVECDREELSSADAVLMLTNHDAFDVKAVAEHARYVLDCRRAVPAGDNVEYL; from the coding sequence ATGGGGAGCAATTCTCGTCGTCTGGTCGTCGTCGGACAGGGCTACGTGGGTCTGCCGCTCGCGATGCGCGCCGTCGAGGTGGGCTTTGAGGTCATCGGCTATGAGATCGACGACCACCGCGTCACCCGCCTGTCGGCCGGCGACTCCTACGTCGAGGACATCAGCAGCGAGGAGCTCGGCAACGCCATCGCCAGCGGTCGGTACCGGGCCACGTCGGATCCCGCGGACATCTACGGCTTCGACGTCGCCGTCATCACGGTTCCTACGCCGCTGCGCGACACGCTGCCCGACCTCAGCCACATCGAGTCGGCGGCGCGCACCATCGCCGCTGCCTTGACCCCCGGCGCACTCGTCGTGCTCGAGTCCACGACCTACCCGGGCACGACCGAGGAACTGCTCGTGCCCATGCTGCACGAGGGTTCCAACCTCGACATCGGCACCGACGTGCTCGTCGGCTACAGCCCCGAGCGCATCGACCCAGGCAACGCCGAATGGACGTTCGTCAACACGCCCAAAGTCGTGTCGGGCATCAACCCGGCCTCCCTGTCAGCCGTCGACGAGTTCTACGGACAGCTGGTCAACGAGACGGTGCCGGTCTCGTCGCCCAAGGAAGCCGAGCTCACCAAGCTGCTCGAAAACACGTTCCGTCACGTCAACATCGCGCTCGTGAACGAACTGGCAATGTTCGCCGGTGAGCTCGGCATCGACGTGTGGGAGGCCATCGACGCCGCCTCGACCAAGCCGTTCGGCTTCATGCGCTTCCTGCCAGGCCCCGGCGTGGGCGGCCACTGCCTGCCGGTCGACCCGAGCTACCTGTCGTGGCAGGTGCGCCGGTCGCTGGGGGAGAGCTTCCGCTTCGTCGAGTTGGCCAATGACGTCAACGCCCACATGCCGGCCTACGTCGTGCGGCGCCTCTCGCGGGCGCTCAACGAACGCGGCCGGGCCGTCAACGGCAGCCGGGTGCTGTTGCTTGGCATCGGCTACAAGCGCAACACGAGCGACGCCCGTGAGTCGCCGGCGATCACCGTCGCCAGCGAACTCGTGGCGCTCGGCGCCAACGTGCGCGTCGCCGATCCCTTCGTGCAGCACAGCGTGCTCGAGGGCAAGGTCACCCGCGTCGAGTGCGATCGCGAGGAGCTTTCGTCGGCCGACGCCGTGCTGATGCTCACGAACCACGACGCCTTCGACGTGAAGGCCGTCGCGGAGCACGCTCGTTACGTGCTGGATTGCCGCCGCGCCGTCCCGGCCGGCGACAACGTCGAGTACCTGTAG
- a CDS encoding GGDEF domain-containing protein — translation MGVYVLAGIAIGVAVTYLWRFVTRRHPVDPLTGIPTRPAADDALRSLRDGDAVVVVDLDELKAVNDDRGHGAGDALLQALAAHLARGVRAQDTVARWGGDEFVIVLRGGASAASAVVERLRQSAPTPFSAGVAVHAGGDGQATFERADAALLVAKRAGGRRVVTA, via the coding sequence ATGGGGGTGTACGTGCTTGCCGGGATCGCAATCGGCGTTGCCGTGACCTATTTGTGGCGCTTCGTAACGCGTCGTCATCCGGTCGACCCGCTCACGGGTATCCCCACGCGACCCGCGGCCGATGACGCGCTGCGCAGCCTGCGCGACGGCGATGCCGTCGTGGTCGTCGATCTCGATGAACTCAAGGCGGTCAACGACGACCGCGGCCATGGGGCGGGCGACGCATTGCTGCAGGCGCTCGCCGCGCATTTGGCGCGCGGAGTGCGGGCGCAGGACACCGTGGCGCGCTGGGGCGGCGACGAGTTCGTGATCGTGCTGCGCGGCGGCGCGTCGGCGGCCAGCGCGGTCGTCGAGCGCCTGCGCCAGAGCGCGCCGACGCCGTTTTCGGCGGGGGTGGCCGTGCACGCCGGCGGCGACGGCCAAGCGACGTTCGAGCGCGCCGACGCCGCGTTGCTGGTGGCCAAGCGCGCCGGCGGGCGACGCGTGGTCACGGCGTGA
- the lepA gene encoding translation elongation factor 4, which produces MPATDDLDRIRAVAIVAHVDHGKSTLADRLLEICGAVDPRNMKAQYLDSMDIERERGITIKAQNVRLQYKAHDIFLIDTPGHVDFGYEVSRSLAACDGVILLVDASQGIEAQTLANCFLALEHDLTIVAALNKIDLPAADPDRYAAEIEQVLGIPADEILHISAKTGEGVRELLDAVIERVPAPTGDQDAPLQALVFDSYYDQYRGVVSAVRVLNGQMNNGSKLRFMQTGGVHDIEEIGLKTPDMTPVASIGTGEVGYLIAGIKNLAEARSGETITEQARPASEPLSGYQEPKPMVFCGLFPIDGDEFEDLRESLEKLRLNDASFTYEPETSGALGFGFRCGFLGLLHMEIVRERLEREFNLSLIATAPSVAYKAHVHGGAEIEVSSPAAMPNAGEIEFIEEPMLTITILTPSTYTGTLMDLCQTRRGEMSRMEYLSPERVELQYRIPLAEVVMDFFDALKSRTKGYASLDYEPAGYERSDLVKLDVMLNGVPVDAFSTIIHRQKAYDYGRRMTEKLRELIPRQMFDVPIQAAIGGRIVARETVKAKRKDVLAKCYGGDITRKRKLLEKQKEGKKRMKNIGRVEVPQEAFVSALRLDD; this is translated from the coding sequence ATGCCGGCTACTGACGACCTCGACCGCATCCGCGCGGTCGCCATCGTCGCCCACGTCGACCACGGAAAGTCGACCCTCGCCGATCGCCTGCTCGAGATCTGTGGCGCCGTCGACCCGCGCAACATGAAGGCGCAGTATCTCGACTCGATGGACATCGAGCGCGAGCGTGGCATCACCATCAAGGCGCAGAACGTGCGCCTGCAGTACAAGGCCCACGACATTTTCCTGATCGACACGCCGGGTCACGTCGACTTCGGGTACGAGGTCTCGCGTTCGCTCGCCGCGTGCGACGGCGTCATCCTGCTCGTGGACGCGTCGCAGGGGATCGAAGCCCAGACGCTCGCCAATTGCTTCCTCGCGCTCGAGCACGACCTCACCATCGTGGCCGCGTTGAACAAGATCGATCTCCCCGCCGCCGACCCCGACCGGTACGCGGCCGAGATCGAACAGGTCCTCGGGATCCCCGCCGACGAGATCCTGCACATCAGCGCCAAGACGGGTGAAGGCGTGCGCGAGTTGCTCGACGCTGTCATCGAACGCGTTCCGGCGCCGACCGGCGATCAGGACGCGCCACTGCAGGCGTTGGTGTTCGACAGCTACTACGACCAGTACCGCGGCGTGGTCTCCGCCGTACGCGTGCTCAACGGGCAGATGAACAACGGCTCGAAGCTGCGGTTCATGCAGACCGGTGGCGTGCACGACATCGAAGAGATCGGTCTCAAGACGCCCGACATGACTCCGGTCGCTTCCATCGGCACCGGCGAGGTGGGTTACCTCATTGCCGGCATCAAGAACTTGGCCGAGGCCCGCTCGGGCGAGACCATCACCGAGCAGGCGCGCCCCGCGAGCGAGCCGTTGTCGGGTTATCAGGAACCCAAGCCCATGGTGTTCTGCGGTCTCTTCCCGATCGACGGCGACGAGTTCGAAGACCTGCGCGAGTCCTTGGAGAAGTTGCGGCTCAACGACGCATCGTTCACTTACGAACCCGAGACGTCGGGCGCCCTCGGCTTCGGGTTTCGCTGCGGCTTCCTCGGTCTGCTGCACATGGAGATCGTGCGCGAGCGCCTCGAGCGCGAGTTCAACCTGTCGCTGATCGCCACCGCGCCCTCCGTCGCGTACAAGGCGCACGTCCACGGGGGCGCCGAGATCGAGGTGTCGAGCCCCGCGGCGATGCCCAACGCCGGCGAGATCGAATTCATCGAAGAGCCGATGCTGACCATCACGATCCTCACGCCGTCGACCTACACCGGCACGCTGATGGATCTATGCCAGACGCGGCGCGGCGAGATGAGCCGCATGGAGTACCTGTCGCCCGAGCGCGTCGAGTTGCAGTACCGCATTCCGCTCGCAGAGGTCGTGATGGACTTCTTCGACGCGCTGAAGTCGCGCACCAAGGGCTACGCGTCGCTCGACTACGAGCCTGCCGGGTACGAACGGTCGGACCTCGTGAAGCTCGACGTGATGCTCAACGGCGTTCCCGTCGACGCCTTCTCGACGATCATCCATCGCCAGAAGGCCTACGACTACGGCCGGCGCATGACCGAGAAGCTGCGCGAGTTGATCCCGCGCCAGATGTTCGACGTGCCGATCCAGGCGGCGATCGGAGGGCGAATCGTCGCCCGCGAAACGGTGAAGGCCAAGCGCAAGGACGTGTTGGCCAAGTGCTACGGCGGCGACATCACCCGCAAGCGCAAGCTGCTCGAGAAGCAGAAGGAGGGCAAGAAGCGGATGAAGAACATCGGCCGCGTCGAGGTCCCTCAGGAAGCGTTCGTCTCCGCCCTCCGTCTCGACGACTGA
- a CDS encoding NAD(P)-dependent oxidoreductase, whose protein sequence is MVRVALAPLPARPWAPAAVAAAGAQLVEDPADADVLIFLAPDDTEGLARALKESPQASWVQLPWAGIEAFVAAGVLDPARTWTCGKGVYAEPVAEHALALALAGLRELPRRIRATTWEAQGGVSLYDGKATILGGGGITECLVDLLTPMRTEITVVRRDTRAVMPGVAHVVAPDALHEALRAADAVFLALALTPETRGVIDAAALRAMQPHAWLVNVARGAHVVTDDLVLALRDGWIGGAGLDVTDPEPLPDGHPLWDLPNCIITPHTANSLAMGLPLLARRVTENLRRFAAGEPLVGLVDLDAGY, encoded by the coding sequence GTGGTCCGTGTAGCCCTTGCCCCGCTCCCGGCGCGCCCGTGGGCGCCCGCCGCCGTCGCCGCTGCCGGCGCGCAGCTGGTGGAGGACCCGGCCGACGCTGACGTGCTCATTTTCCTGGCCCCGGACGACACAGAGGGCCTAGCCCGGGCGCTGAAGGAGTCGCCGCAGGCGTCGTGGGTGCAGCTGCCGTGGGCGGGCATCGAAGCCTTCGTCGCCGCCGGCGTCCTCGACCCTGCCCGCACGTGGACGTGCGGCAAGGGCGTGTACGCCGAACCCGTCGCCGAGCACGCCTTGGCCCTCGCCCTCGCCGGGCTGCGGGAACTGCCCCGGCGCATCCGGGCGACCACGTGGGAAGCCCAAGGCGGAGTGTCGCTCTACGACGGCAAGGCGACGATCCTCGGTGGCGGTGGGATCACCGAGTGTCTCGTCGACCTCCTGACGCCGATGCGGACCGAGATCACGGTCGTGCGCCGCGACACTCGCGCGGTCATGCCGGGGGTCGCGCACGTCGTCGCTCCCGACGCGCTGCACGAGGCGCTGCGCGCCGCCGACGCCGTCTTCCTTGCCCTTGCCCTCACGCCTGAGACGCGCGGTGTCATCGACGCTGCGGCCTTGCGGGCCATGCAGCCCCACGCGTGGTTGGTCAACGTGGCGCGGGGCGCGCACGTCGTCACCGACGATCTCGTTTTGGCGCTGCGTGACGGATGGATTGGGGGTGCGGGCCTCGACGTCACCGATCCCGAGCCGCTGCCCGACGGCCATCCGCTGTGGGACCTACCCAACTGCATCATCACGCCCCACACCGCAAATTCGCTCGCGATGGGTTTGCCGTTGTTGGCTAGGCGGGTGACGGAAAACCTGAGGCGATTCGCGGCCGGTGAGCCGCTGGTCGGCTTGGTGGATCTCGATGCCGGCTACTGA
- the rpsT gene encoding 30S ribosomal protein S20 translates to MANIKSQKKRILTNEKARVANKAVRSELKTRTKAAVTAAGTETGPDALKLAIKKLDKAATKGVIHKNAAARRKSRLMKRVNASSAS, encoded by the coding sequence GTGGCAAACATCAAGAGCCAAAAGAAGCGCATCCTCACGAACGAGAAGGCACGCGTCGCCAACAAGGCCGTGCGCTCCGAGTTGAAGACGCGCACCAAGGCTGCGGTTACCGCCGCCGGCACCGAAACCGGTCCCGACGCGCTCAAGCTGGCCATCAAGAAGCTCGACAAGGCTGCGACCAAGGGCGTCATCCACAAGAACGCCGCCGCCCGTCGCAAGTCGCGCCTCATGAAGCGCGTCAACGCCTCTTCGGCTTCCTAG
- a CDS encoding glycosyltransferase family 1 protein yields MPEDVEVRVHVVPFRSRGVIRRGVDMVTTALQRGDVVHVAGDVHFLVFGLRRHRSVLTVLDCGDTTGRGVRTAVFRWLWFRGPARRAARVVAISDFTADELVRITGLPRDRIDVIAVPIDDSFAPKPPPANTRPIVLCFGQTPNKNAERVIEAVRGLDVELRIIGGLPDTTAAFLRASGVRFSNGVGLSDCDLVDWYAAADVVVFPSLYEGFGMPIVEAQAIGRPVVTSDRAPMNEVAGGAACLVDPEDVVSIRAGIERVLADTEYAASLVAAGYRNRERFRPRDAAAKYAQVYREVVGERL; encoded by the coding sequence ATGCCCGAGGACGTGGAGGTCCGCGTGCACGTCGTGCCGTTCCGCTCGCGCGGCGTGATCCGCCGTGGCGTCGACATGGTGACGACCGCCCTGCAGCGCGGTGATGTGGTCCACGTCGCCGGCGACGTGCACTTCCTGGTGTTCGGGCTGCGCCGGCACCGCAGCGTCCTCACGGTCCTCGACTGCGGCGACACCACCGGCCGGGGGGTGCGCACCGCCGTGTTTCGGTGGTTGTGGTTCCGTGGACCGGCGCGACGGGCGGCGCGGGTCGTGGCGATTTCGGACTTCACCGCCGACGAGTTGGTCCGCATTACCGGCCTGCCCCGCGACCGCATCGACGTCATCGCGGTGCCCATCGACGACTCCTTCGCGCCGAAACCGCCGCCGGCGAACACCCGTCCCATCGTGTTGTGCTTCGGCCAGACGCCGAACAAGAACGCCGAGCGCGTGATCGAAGCGGTGCGCGGGCTCGACGTCGAGTTGCGCATCATCGGCGGGCTACCGGACACCACCGCGGCGTTCTTGAGGGCCAGCGGTGTCCGGTTCAGCAACGGCGTCGGCCTGTCGGACTGCGACCTGGTGGACTGGTATGCCGCGGCCGACGTCGTCGTGTTCCCGTCGCTGTACGAAGGCTTTGGCATGCCCATCGTCGAGGCGCAGGCCATCGGGCGGCCGGTCGTCACCAGCGATCGGGCGCCGATGAACGAGGTGGCGGGGGGTGCGGCCTGTCTGGTCGATCCCGAAGACGTCGTGTCGATCCGCGCCGGGATCGAACGGGTCCTAGCGGACACGGAGTACGCGGCGTCGTTAGTGGCCGCCGGCTACCGGAATCGCGAGCGGTTCCGGCCGCGCGACGCCGCGGCGAAGTACGCCCAGGTGTATCGCGAAGTCGTGGGGGAGCGGCTCTAG
- a CDS encoding pitrilysin family protein, with product MTARPIPEVRETKPGKLPPVVDETLDNGLRILAARKPGIPMVQVRLRFGVTKTRDWGSGVLEDIVSTTILTGTKSRSQTDIADEMQHIGGDVHSLVDADNLFISATCLADELDRYLALLNDIVRHATYPEEEVVLAKAQTEQGIAIMHSQPAARAQFAIAERVFPNHPYGRPMPQPHEVEPITRANARAYHRSVVRPGGALLTLVGDVPPAKMVKAAERALADWTGSRKPPKVPAPKPVVPGPVRLVHQAGAVQTNIRIGGLGVSRSHPDFPALTLALTILGGGFTSRLNHNLREDKGYTYGASAGITHNVGASVVNVGVDVQTSVTAPALVETLYELGRMATTVVTDEELGAAKRFLVGQLAMSAETQAGLASYVTALAIAGLDVSYLRELPVRAHKVTAEEVAAAAAKYLAPAMLAPVLVGDADIIGETVGRVAPVEVSD from the coding sequence ATGACGGCGCGACCGATCCCCGAAGTCCGTGAGACGAAACCGGGCAAGCTCCCCCCGGTCGTCGACGAGACCCTGGACAATGGGCTTCGCATTCTGGCGGCGCGCAAGCCGGGCATTCCGATGGTCCAGGTGCGTCTGCGCTTCGGCGTGACCAAAACCCGCGACTGGGGCAGCGGGGTGCTCGAGGACATCGTGTCCACCACGATCCTCACCGGCACGAAGTCGCGCTCGCAGACCGACATCGCCGACGAGATGCAGCACATCGGGGGTGACGTCCACAGCCTCGTCGACGCCGACAACCTGTTCATCTCGGCGACGTGCCTCGCCGACGAGCTCGACCGCTACCTCGCGCTGCTCAACGACATCGTCCGCCACGCCACCTACCCCGAAGAGGAAGTTGTTCTCGCAAAGGCGCAGACGGAGCAGGGCATCGCCATCATGCACAGCCAGCCGGCGGCGCGGGCGCAATTCGCCATCGCCGAGCGCGTCTTTCCCAACCATCCCTACGGCCGCCCGATGCCGCAGCCGCACGAGGTCGAGCCGATCACGCGAGCCAACGCCCGCGCCTATCACCGCTCTGTCGTGCGTCCAGGCGGCGCCCTCCTGACGTTGGTCGGCGACGTGCCGCCGGCCAAGATGGTCAAGGCGGCGGAGCGGGCGCTGGCCGACTGGACCGGCAGTCGCAAGCCCCCAAAGGTCCCGGCGCCGAAGCCGGTCGTGCCCGGACCAGTCCGGCTCGTACACCAGGCCGGGGCGGTGCAGACGAACATCCGCATCGGGGGTCTCGGTGTCAGCCGTTCGCATCCCGATTTTCCCGCTCTCACGCTGGCGCTGACCATCCTCGGCGGCGGGTTCACGTCCCGGCTCAACCACAATCTGCGCGAAGACAAGGGCTACACGTACGGTGCGTCGGCGGGCATCACGCACAATGTCGGCGCCTCGGTCGTCAACGTCGGCGTCGACGTGCAGACGTCGGTGACGGCTCCGGCGCTGGTCGAGACGCTGTACGAACTCGGCCGCATGGCGACGACCGTCGTCACCGACGAGGAACTCGGGGCGGCGAAACGCTTCCTCGTCGGCCAGCTGGCGATGTCGGCCGAGACCCAGGCCGGACTCGCCAGCTACGTCACCGCGCTGGCCATCGCGGGTCTCGACGTGTCGTATCTGCGCGAATTGCCGGTGCGGGCGCACAAGGTGACCGCTGAGGAGGTTGCGGCGGCCGCCGCCAAGTACCTTGCCCCGGCGATGCTCGCTCCTGTCCTGGTCGGCGACGCTGACATCATCGGCGAAACGGTCGGCCGGGTCGCACCCGTCGAGGTAAGCGACTGA